The Daucus carota subsp. sativus chromosome 9, DH1 v3.0, whole genome shotgun sequence genome window below encodes:
- the LOC108201621 gene encoding uncharacterized protein LOC108201621, translating to MSNDRSWIKRRTNPGGYGWTDEYCEGVKFFLAFAQKNCKQANGEISCPCKTCKNMHFKSIEDVEFDLFATGFLESYIVWHFHGETSGSRNQQMDVDHEDVFDQYEMLRDAFGVQDQSGPEEPNSEASTFYNNLHNLDASIYLGNTKFTKLTFVMRLLHFKSRHNCSDRGFDELLSLIAEVLPEEHTLPLKYQDIKKMVKKLNLGYEKIHACENDCMLFYGDDKDSSYCKYCGVSRYKVAKEGGSNTIPRKILRYFSLTKRLQRLYMSSHTAEHMKWYKNRVVTEGVLTHPADGEEWKEFDQNHPDFAQEIRNVRLGLATDGFPPYSNATSSIYSVWPVVIFVYNLPPSMCMKDPYMFMTLLVPGPNDPGKNLNVYLRPLIDELIQLWQIGVETYDASTQTNFMLRAALLWTISDYPGLAMVSGWSTKGKLACHVCMGKVKAKQLPHSRKSSFYGLHKGFLNRRPRRPTGFVVRRKFAELNFPPPGKPHSKERADGYGVTHNWTHVTSFFDLPYWDTLRLRHCIDVMHTEKNVFENFFHTVINGSKSKDTINARKDLKALNIMPELWLNGTRKPRAKYTLTREQLKLLCDWVSQLKLPEGCSSNIARCCKVAKLKFQGMKSHDCHVFMQKLLPSAFRELLPDDVHKVLCDLSIFFKGLCSKELLVSDLVKMQKNIAGIVCTLETIFPPSLFDPMEHLLIHLVEECRLAGPVHKRWMYPAERLQRRMKQKVGNKARVEGSIAERYTHEELAHFCSMYFQSSVQTHHNMLGRNEVVEDSTRNPESLEAFTYPVKLKGAFTSYCLDENSLKVAAHYVLTNMSEVSPYIT from the coding sequence ATGTCAAATGATCGTAGTTGGATCAAGCGAAGAACTAATCCCGGTGGATATGGTTGGACCGATGAATATTGTGAAGgtgtcaaattttttttagcaTTTGCACAAAAGAATTGCAAGCAAGCAAATGGTGAAATTAGTTGTCCATgtaaaacatgtaaaaatatgCACTTCAAGAGCATTGAGGATGTCGAATTTGACTTGTTTGCCACCGGTTTTCTTGAGAGTTACATTGTATGGCATTTTCACGGCGAAACAAGTGGGTCAAGAAATCAACAAATGGATGTCGATCATGAAGATGTGTTTGATCAATATGAAATGTTGAGGGATGCTTTTGGTGTACAAGATCAAAGTGGCCCCGAGGAGCCGAACTCTGAAGCAAGTACATTTTACAATAATTTACACAATCTCGATGCTTCTATATATCTGGGAAATACCAAATTCACCAAGCTCACATTTGTCATGAGACTATTGCACTTTAAAAGTCGTCATAATTGCAGTGATAGAGGATTTGATGAGTTGCTAAGTCTTATTGCTGAAGTGCTGCCCGAAGAGCACACACTTCCATTGAAGTACCAAGACATCAAAAAGATGGTTAAGAAGTTGAATTTAGGCTACGAAAAAATTCATGCATGTGAGAATGACTGCATGTTATTCTATGGTGATGACAAAGATAGTTCATATTGCAAGTATTGTGGAGTTAGTCGATACAAAGTTGCCAAAGAGGGTGGGAGTAACACTATCCCAAGAAagattttgagatatttttCACTCACAAAGCGTCTACAGCGGTTGTATATGTCTTCGCATACTGCTGAGCACATGAAATGGTACAAGAACCGAGTGGTCACTGAAGGGGTTCTTACTCACCCGGCAGATGGGGAGGAATGGAAAGAATTTGACCAAAATCATCCTGATTTTGCACAAGAGATTCGCAATGTCAGGCTTGGCCTTGCAACAGATGGATTTCCCCCTTATAGTAATGCTACTTCGAGCATTTATTCAGTTTGGCCAGTTGTAATTTTTGTGTATAATCTTCCTCCTTCTATGTGCATGAAGGATCCATACATGTTCATGACACTACTCGTACCTGGGCCAAATGATCCTGGCAAGAATCTTAACGTCTATCTCAGGCCTTTAATTGATGAGTTGATACAGTTATGGCAGATTGGTGTAGAGACCTATGATGCTTCAACGCAGACCAATTTTATGTTAAGGGCGGCTTTGTTATGGACCATCTCAGACTATCCGGGTTTAGCCATGGTTAGTGGGTGGTCAACCAAGGGGAAGCTAGCTTGTCATGTTTGCATGGGAAAAGTCAAAGCTAAACAGTTACCTCATAGCAGGAAGAGCAGTTTCTATGGATTGCACAAGGGGTTCCTAAATAGACGTCCACGTCGTCCAACAGGTTTTGTTGTACGGAGAAAGTTTGCAGAGTTAAATTTTCCACCACCGGGAAAGCCTCACAGCAAAGAAAGGGCAGATGGATATGGGGTTACACATAATTGGACACATGTCACCAGTTTCTTTGATTTGCCATATTGGGATACATTACGTCTCCGTCATTGTATCGATGTGATGCACACAGAGAAGAATGTTTTTGAAAACTTTTTTCACACTGTGATAAATGGTTCAAAATCAAAGGATACCATAAATGCAAGAAAGGATTTGAAAGCACTTAACATCATGCCAGAGTTGTGGCTAAATGGCACTCGTAAACCTCGGGCTAAATACACCCTTACTCGAGAGCAGCTCAAACTCCTATGTGATTGGGTTAGTCAATTGAAATTGCCGGAAGGTTGTTCTTCAAATATTGCAAGGTGTTGCAAGGTAGCAAAATTGAAGTTCCAAGGGATGAAGTCACATGATTGTCACGTATTTATGCAAAAGTTGTTGCCTTCTGCTTTCCGAGAACTTCTTCCGGATGATGTCCACAAGGTACTTTGTGACCTGTCTATTTTTTTTAAGGGATTGTGCTCGAAGGAGTTACTTGTATCTGATTTGGTGAAAATGCAAAAAAACATAGCGGGCATAGTTTGCACTTTAGAGACCATATTTCCTCCAAGTTTATTTGATCCAATGGAGCATCTTCTTATTCATCTAGTTGAGGAATGTAGACTTGCCGGGCCTGTCCACAAAAGGTGGATGTATCCGGCTGAAAGATTGCAACGTAGAATGAAGCAGAAAGTGGGGAACAAAGCACGTGTTGAAGGTTCCATTGCTGAACGGTACACACATGAAGAACTTGCACATTTCTGTTCTATGTACTTTCAGTCTTCAGTCCAAACACATCATAACATGTTGGGACGTAATGAGGTAGTAGAAGATAGCACTCGCAATCCAGAAAGTTTGGAGGCTTTTACATATCCAGTAAAGCTCAAAGGTGCATTCACTAGTTATTGTTTGGATGAGAATTCACTGAAAGTTGCAGCCCATTATGTGCTAACCAACATGTCTGAGGTATCACCATATATTACGTAA
- the LOC135149679 gene encoding uncharacterized protein LOC135149679, with protein MRAALLWTISDFPGLGMVSGWSTHGKMACHVCMGGVKAKQLPHSRKSSFYGLHKGFLDKRRKNRMKGCVIRNKLDSITFPQPGKPHSKERAIGFGDWHNWTHVTCFFDLPYWDSLRLRHCIDVMHTEKNVFDNIFHTILDSVKTKDTIRSRKDLEAMGIMQELWLNGTRKPKARYSLTRDQLKLLCNWVHRVKLPDGCSSNLKRCCKRSQLKFQGMKSHDCHVFMQKLLPSAFRELLPDDVHKVLCDLSNFFKDLCSTTLLASDLKQMDKNIAGIVCTLETIFPPALFDPMEHLLVHLPEECRLGGPVPERWMYHVERLQGRMKHKVGNKARVEGSIAEKYVYEELTHFCSMYFESEVDTVHNMLGRNMVHDISRDPEKLVAFTYPVEPLGACTGYHLDLNSLSTAAYYILTNMQEVAPYILMFEAEIRNHTPHVLSDSEMDTMMKDNFAKWLQVKAQHNNKQLQYLLGGPASYVISYKRCRVNGYSFNLGKSSSGILVKGSCYGDSGSNYYGSLLEILKITYGGGNQVFLMKCHWYDHVRGVKKDKNGVLLIDLNSKLKGDDVYILASQATQVYYAPSVKNPNSNIHTIITCRPQVLSGRAIDANMEPLQEDVSNTTPIEFSSRSLFVDFSIYEMEDEQEQQNEVESEEDEENEMEAGEDHEEEDDEEEEEEEEEEEEEEEDGYDSIEVDSGEEY; from the exons ATGCGAGCAGCCCTATTATGGACTATAAGTGACTTTCCTGGGTTGGGAATGGTTAGTGGATGGTCAACTCACGGGAAAATGGCTTGTCATGTGTGTATGGGTGGAGTTAAAGCTAAACAACTGCCACATAGTAGGAAGTCAAGTTTTTATGGGTTGCATAAGGGGTTTTTAGATAAACGACGAAAAAATCGGATGAAAGGTTGTGTTATTCGCAACAAACTTGATAGTATAACTTTTCCACAACCTGGGAAACCACATTCCAAGGAAAGGGCAATTGGCTTTGGAGATTGGCATAATTGGACGCATGTCACTTGCTTTTTTGACTTGCCATATTGGGATTCCTTGCGTCTTCGTCATTGCATTGATGTCATGCACACGGAGAAAAATGTATTTGATAACATTTTTCACACTATTCTCGATAGCGTAAAAACAAAGGATACCATAAGATCGAGAAAGGACTTGGAAGCAATGGGCATCATGCAAGAGTTATGGCTTAATGGTACACGCAAGCCAAAAGCTAGATATAGCCTAACCCGGGATCAGTTGAAATTGCTATGTAATTGGGTTCATCGAGTGAAACTCCCGGATGGTTGTTCATCAAACTTGAAGAGGTGTTGTAAGAGATCCCAGTTAAAATTTCAAGGCATGAAGTCACATGATTGTCATGTATTTATGCAGAAGTTATTGCCTTCTGCTTTTCGTGAACTTCTTCCAGATGATGTGCATAAAGTACTATGTGACctatcaaattttttcaaagacTTATGCTCAACTACACTTCTTGCATCAGATTTGAAACAAATGGATAAAAACATAGCTGGGATTGTTTGTACTTTGGAGACTATATTCCCTCCGGCTCTTTTTGATCCGATGGAGCATCTTCTTGTTCATTTGCCGGAGGAGTGCAGACTAGGTGGCCCTGTCCCAGAAAGATGGATGTATCATGTTGAAAGACTACAAGGCAGAATGAAACATAAAGTAGGGAACAAAGCACGTGTTGAAGGATCCATTGCAGAAAAATACGTATATGAGGAGTTAACACATTTCTGTTCCATGTACTTTGAGTCTGAAGTTGATACAGTGCACAACATGCTAGGTCGTAATATGGTTCATGATATTTCAAGGGATCCAGAAAAACTTGTGGCATTCACATATCCGGTAGAGCCGTTAGGAGCATGTACTGGTTATCATTTAGATCTGAATTCATTGAGTACTGCAGCATATTACATCCTCACTAACATGCAAGAAGTGGCACCTTATATTCT TATGTTCGAAGCAGAGATTCGCAACCATACTCCACACGTATTGAGTGATAGTGAGATGGATACAATGATGAAGGATAATTTTGCAAAGTGGTTGCAAGTCAAG GCACAACACAACAACAAACAGTTGCAATATTTGTTGGGAGGCCCAGCTTCTTATGTGATTTCTTATAAAAGATGTAGGGTGAATGGGTATTCATTCAACTTAGGAAAATCAAGTTCGGGGATACTTGTCAAGGGAAGTTGTTACGGTGATAGTGGAAGCAATTATTATGGAAGTTTGCTGGAAATTCTGAAAATAACATATGGTGGTGGAAATCAAGTGTTTCTAATGAAATGTCATTGGTATGACCATGTTAGGGGCGTGAAGAAAGACAAAAATGGAGTGCTTTTAATTGATCTCAATTCAAAACTGAAAGGAGATGATGTTTACATTCTAGCAAGTCAAGCCACTCAAGTGTACTATGCTCCTAGTGTAAAGAATCCAAATAGTAATATTCATACAATAATCACATGTAGACCTCAAGTGTTAAGTGGAAGAGCTATTGATGCTAACATGGAACCCCTTCAAGAAGATGTGTCAAATACCACACCCATAGAATTTTCTTCAAGGTCGTTATTTGTCGACTTCTCCATTTATGAAATGGAAGATGAACAAGAGCAACAAAATGAAGTGgaaagtgaagaagatgaagaaaatgaaatGGAGGCGGGGGAGGATCACGAGGAGGAGGAtgacgaagaagaagaagaagaagaagaagaagaagaagaagaagaagaagatggttATGATAGCATCGAAGTGGATAGTGGAgaagaatattga